From the Hymenobacter yonginensis genome, one window contains:
- a CDS encoding response regulator: MENSIRVLIYEDNADLRTSLGQLLAGSPGLTLAGALSNCTQAEADMERLRPDVVLMDIDMPGCTGIEGLRRIKAVAPTINVVMLTVFEENDRVFAAICAGADGYLLKKTPPARIIDAISEVRAGGAPMTPAIARQVLRLFPKTPPRPVSDESPANLSAREQEILGLLVEGYSYKMIAADRGISIDTVRSHIKKIYEKLHVRSMTEAVSKALRQGLT; this comes from the coding sequence TTGCTGGCCGGTTCGCCGGGGCTGACGCTGGCGGGCGCGCTCAGCAACTGCACCCAGGCCGAAGCCGACATGGAGCGCCTGCGGCCCGACGTGGTGCTCATGGACATCGACATGCCCGGCTGCACCGGCATTGAAGGCCTGCGCCGCATTAAGGCCGTAGCCCCGACCATCAACGTGGTGATGCTGACAGTGTTTGAGGAAAACGACCGGGTGTTTGCCGCCATCTGCGCCGGCGCCGACGGCTACCTGCTCAAGAAAACCCCGCCGGCGCGCATCATTGATGCCATCAGCGAGGTGCGGGCCGGGGGCGCCCCCATGACACCCGCCATTGCCCGGCAGGTGCTGCGCCTGTTCCCGAAAACGCCGCCCCGTCCCGTCTCCGACGAGTCGCCGGCCAACCTGAGCGCCCGCGAGCAGGAGATTCTGGGGCTGCTGGTGGAAGGCTATAGCTACAAGATGATTGCCGCCGACCGGGGCATCAGCATCGATACCGTCCGCTCGCACATCAAGAAAATCTACGAGAAGCTGCACGTGCGCTCCATGACCGAGGCCGTCAGCAAAGCCCTGCGCCAGGGCCTGACCTGA
- a CDS encoding 3'-5' exonuclease — protein sequence MRLLRDLKLDEVFVLDIETVPCVGCHDDLHDMLKELWEHKCHALRREKGWISHHDHIAPLPDNLHAATLFEQAGIYAEFGRVVCISVGRFRYTLDGELRFSVKSFYGHDEKELLREFSDVISHRPHFRLCGHNGKEFDFPYLSRRMLINGLALPPHLDTAGKKPWEVPHLDTMELWKFGDRKSFTSLSLLAAMFGIPTPKDDIQGKDVARVYYEDNDLPRIARYCQKDIITTARLLLRFRGDEPFPDEAVQYAEDPATALRRA from the coding sequence ATGCGTCTGCTCCGCGACCTGAAGCTCGATGAGGTATTTGTGCTCGACATCGAAACCGTGCCCTGCGTCGGCTGCCACGACGACCTGCACGACATGCTGAAGGAACTGTGGGAGCACAAATGCCACGCCCTGCGCCGCGAGAAAGGCTGGATTTCACACCACGACCATATTGCCCCGCTGCCCGACAACCTGCACGCCGCTACGCTGTTCGAGCAGGCCGGTATCTATGCTGAGTTTGGGCGGGTGGTGTGCATTTCGGTGGGCCGCTTCCGCTACACCCTCGACGGTGAGCTGCGCTTCAGCGTGAAGTCCTTCTATGGCCACGACGAGAAAGAGCTACTCCGGGAGTTCAGCGACGTTATCAGCCACCGGCCGCACTTCCGGCTGTGTGGGCACAATGGCAAGGAGTTCGATTTCCCGTATCTGTCGCGCCGCATGCTCATCAACGGCCTGGCGCTGCCGCCGCACCTCGATACGGCCGGCAAAAAGCCTTGGGAAGTGCCCCACCTCGACACCATGGAGCTGTGGAAGTTCGGCGACCGGAAGTCGTTTACGTCGCTGAGTCTGCTGGCCGCCATGTTCGGAATTCCCACGCCCAAAGACGACATCCAGGGCAAAGACGTAGCCCGCGTGTACTACGAAGACAACGACCTGCCGCGCATTGCGCGCTATTGCCAGAAAGACATCATCACCACGGCCCGCCTGCTGCTCCGCTTCCGCGGCGACGAACCCTTTCCGGACGAGGCCGTGCAGTACGCCGAAGACCCTGCCACCGCCCTGCGCCGCGCCTGA
- a CDS encoding OmpA family protein: MENTLNQTVLDAFTDQVTDDLGSRNQVAGAAIRNGLSHTVPFSLYTLLNRVEGPYGPEIFWQLSREAYDAHVTEHLPALDQTGWQKRGEDLLHDLLGDSYTSVLQEQSAATNLAPGVAAQLLGCSTVAVLGVAGEHAREHSLDPVALALWLRQEKDPLRRALLSVPQAAPAGGLEKLPIAPPDLAPYPAAAAWATAPAGPAAGPTARWQWGLLLLLAVLLGYLFGHDRLGAPAASLATPAAAVTPTRPAPSADTKQPGRYDDASGNYIYDTGQPIILRLADGTTQKVGANSTENRLFTFLADPAIQVDSVNRTKGWINFDRVYFEPGATTLTDESFLQLRNVASILKTFPTSVVKIGGYTDSTGNPLKNFQLSEERAKTAMLAMAGMGIDMNRIQAKGYGGKYFITPNTTPEGRALNRRISIRVIKK, encoded by the coding sequence ATGGAAAACACACTCAATCAAACGGTACTGGACGCCTTTACCGACCAGGTAACTGATGACCTTGGCAGCCGCAATCAAGTGGCGGGGGCAGCCATTCGTAATGGCCTTAGCCATACGGTGCCGTTCTCACTCTACACGCTGCTCAACCGTGTGGAAGGCCCTTACGGCCCGGAAATATTCTGGCAGCTCAGCCGCGAGGCCTACGATGCCCACGTAACGGAACACCTGCCGGCCCTCGACCAGACTGGGTGGCAGAAGCGGGGCGAAGACCTGCTGCACGATTTGTTGGGCGACTCTTATACCAGCGTTTTACAAGAACAGTCCGCTGCCACCAACCTAGCGCCCGGCGTAGCGGCCCAGCTTCTGGGCTGCAGTACGGTGGCAGTCCTGGGCGTGGCCGGCGAGCATGCCCGCGAGCATAGCCTCGATCCGGTGGCGCTGGCCCTGTGGCTGCGGCAGGAGAAAGACCCGCTGCGGCGGGCGCTGCTCTCAGTGCCGCAGGCAGCTCCGGCGGGTGGCCTGGAAAAGCTGCCGATAGCACCGCCTGATCTGGCACCATATCCTGCCGCTGCCGCCTGGGCTACGGCGCCGGCCGGGCCAGCAGCAGGCCCCACCGCCCGCTGGCAGTGGGGCCTGCTGCTGCTGCTGGCGGTATTGCTGGGCTACCTATTCGGGCACGACCGGCTGGGCGCGCCTGCTGCGTCACTTGCCACTCCGGCTGCTGCAGTAACGCCAACACGGCCCGCGCCTTCTGCTGACACCAAACAGCCCGGCCGCTACGACGACGCCAGCGGCAACTATATCTACGACACCGGCCAGCCCATCATTCTGCGCCTGGCCGACGGCACTACCCAGAAAGTAGGGGCTAATTCCACTGAAAACCGCCTGTTTACCTTCCTCGCCGACCCCGCCATTCAGGTGGACTCCGTGAACCGCACCAAGGGCTGGATCAATTTCGACCGGGTGTACTTCGAGCCCGGTGCTACCACGCTCACCGACGAATCGTTCTTGCAGCTGCGTAATGTGGCCAGCATCCTCAAGACCTTCCCGACCTCGGTGGTGAAAATTGGAGGCTACACCGATAGCACCGGCAACCCGCTCAAAAACTTCCAGCTCAGCGAGGAGCGGGCCAAAACGGCCATGCTGGCCATGGCCGGCATGGGCATCGATATGAACCGGATTCAGGCCAAAGGCTATGGCGGCAAGTACTTCATCACGCCCAACACCACGCCCGAAGGCCGGGCCCTCAACCGCCGCATCAGCATCCGGGTGATTAAGAAGTGA